In Melitaea cinxia chromosome 11, ilMelCinx1.1, whole genome shotgun sequence, a genomic segment contains:
- the LOC123657671 gene encoding uncharacterized protein LOC123657671 — translation MRSRSPCDSDSSRARLWKRKRDREEDTSDDTDDKSTAGKCHTARRGRGRPPTTGQYVGLAKAKADYLKQCERELELEAESEAIEISRRVRASRSNINPEGGTISEECSITDLHRKAQEYVEAILTVTKISKNLKGTSKKALNESAKGIGEVLGALYHRTTNDEVRQLREANERLEAENVQLRSEISELRQSVADIRRELGSTSTPAPPANENGLIDRIMAGVGAMLDSRLAKLEESGRLLPEAPEARKGPPAASKKIATSPPQTGVTTLTPPANPAPKSASQSAKKKKKKKKAGAATQVAAPNEPRPLPPAPAALTEGWNVVARKGRKVGPPKNQPQPQNKGVPAKKPKTPKLRLPRSAAVQLTLLPGSTRTYAEVLGAIKADGLIASMGVETRYRVSQTGARRFELPGTGNKEKAEELARRIKAVVGEDVAVTRPEKCADLRVAGLDDSVTPQELAGVIAKAGGCAEESIKVGEVRQNFAGIGTAWVRLPVEAAKKVVDGRRLLVGFVSASVSLLKARPQQCYRCHEVGHVAAKCDKGVDRSGQCYRCGKEGHIRRQCTAEACCPICQAEKKPAGHSLVACPRNKASHRRKKAAPRDKTRAPPANRAGEVAMDT, via the coding sequence ATGAGGTCGCGATCACCGTGCGACTCCGACTCGTCTCGCGCTCGGCTCTGGAAGCGGAAGCGCGATAGGGAAGAAGACACGTCAGATGACACTGATGATAAGTCCACGGCAGGAAAGTGTCACACGGCGCGCAGGGGTCGTGGCCGACCGCCCACGACAGGGCAATATGTTGGCCTCGCCAAGGCCAAGGCCGACTACCTCAAGCAGTGCGAGAGGGAGCTCGAGCTTGAGGCCGAAAGCGAGGCCATTGAGATCTCAAGGAGAGTGAGAGCTTCGCGCTCTAATATAAATCCGGAAGGTGGGACGATTTCGGAAGAATGCTCGATAACAGATCTGCATCGGAAGGCCCAGGAATACGTCGAGGCCATTCTCACCGTGACAAAGATCTCTAAGAACTTGAAGGGGACGAGCAAGAAAGCTCTGAATGAGTCCGCCAAGGGTATAGGCGAAGTACTCGGCGCCCTATACCACCGAACGACGAATGATGAGGTCAGGCAGCTGCGGGAGGCCAACGAGCGCCTAGAAGCGGAGAACGTACAGCTCCGCTCGGAGATCTCCGAGCTGCGACAGAGTGTAGCCGACATTAGGCGTGAGCTGGGCTCGACGTCCACTCCAGCCCCTCCCGCGAATGAAAACGGACTGATCGACCGCATAATGGCAGGGGTGGGCGCCATGCTCGACTCCCGCCTGGCGAAGCTGGAGGAGTCTGGCAGACTCCTGCCTGAAGCGCCTGAAGCGCGAAAAGGACCACCGGCGGCTTCGAAGAAGATCGCAACGTCGCCGCCGCAGACAGGGGTCACAACGCTGACTCCGCCAGCGAACCCGGCCCCAAAGTCTGCAAGTCAGTCTgccaagaagaagaaaaagaagaagaaggcggGTGCGGCTACCCAAGTCGCTGCGCCCAACGAGCCTCGCCCCCTACCACCTGCTCCGGCCGCTCTGACGGAGGGGTGGAATGTGGTGGCGAGGAAAGGCAGGAAGGTGGGGCCGCCCAAAAACCAGCCCCAGCCCCAGAACAAAGGTGTGCCGGCTAAAAAGCCAAAGACGCCGAAGCTGCGACTGCCGCGATCGGCGGCGGTGCAGCTGACGCTGCTGCCGGGCAGCACGAGGACCTACGCGGAGGTCCTCGGTGCCATAAAGGCTGACGGCCTTATAGCGAGCATGGGCGTCGAGACTCGCTATAGGGTCTCTCAGACCGGCGCGCGAAGGTTCGAGCTGCCCGGCACCGGCAATAAGGAGAAGGCCGAGGAGCTAGCCCGGCGCATCAAGGCGGTCGTCGGCGAGGACGTGGCGGTCACCCGCCCGGAGAAGTGCGCCGACCTGCGGGTGGCCGGGTTAGACGACTCGGTCACTCCCCAGGAGCTGGCCGGCGTGATCGCCAAGGCGGGAGGATGCGCCGAAGAATCGATAAAAGTGGGCGAAGTACGGCAAAACTTCGCCGGCATCGGGACAGCGTGGGTTCGCCTGCCAGTAGAGGCGGCGAAGAAAGTGGTCGACGGGCGCCGCCTACTCGTTGGATTCGTGTCGGCGAGTGTGTCCCTGCTGAAGGCGAGACCTCAGCAATGTTATCGCTGCCACGAGGTTGGGCACGTGGCAGCGAAGTGCGACAAGGGGgtggaccgcagcggccagTGCTACCGCTGCGGCAAGGAGGGGCACATTCGCCGGCAGTGTACTGCCGAAGCTTGCTGTCCCATATGCCAGGCGGAGAAAAAACCGGCTGGGCACAGCCTAGTTGCGTGCCCTCGCAATAAAGCAAGTCATAGGAGGAAAAAGGCGGCGCCCAGGGATAAAACCCGCGCACCGCCCGCCAACCGAGCCGGGGAGGTAGCAATGGACACCTAA